One genomic region from Planctomycetaceae bacterium encodes:
- a CDS encoding leucine-rich repeat domain-containing protein, with amino-acid sequence MVVLTRFVRSAVFVLSLTLCAPGCQDLGIPSPSDSTTDALEVEQNADQTPAAPPAIGSPPASSLTNQEPLTPEVIVSQFKAKQPHERTDADLAALANFEPETRMLEELNLRSAQITKAGLQSLAAFNELRRLDLTNCPVLTDDYQPLASLSQITWLSLSGAGVNSQSLSYLSPCTELTHLDLSNTQITDDGFVHLATLTKLEEINVSGCRIEGSGFAALGPRGARSQLKVIEASNTRFGYYGFTHLDGQRSLEVVSAGGCQAGDVVIQALKGASRIRVLNLSGNQVSDQGLRLLSGMKQLEQLNLANCTGVSDETLGRLRSHKELKVLRIENSACTQAGADEFKKAHPDCEVTFAGTSF; translated from the coding sequence ATGGTCGTACTCACAAGATTTGTCAGGTCAGCCGTATTCGTATTGTCGTTGACCCTCTGCGCTCCCGGGTGTCAGGATCTCGGCATCCCCAGCCCGTCAGATTCGACAACTGATGCACTCGAGGTGGAGCAAAACGCAGATCAGACACCCGCTGCGCCTCCCGCAATCGGATCGCCGCCGGCGTCGTCACTCACAAATCAGGAACCGCTCACTCCCGAGGTGATTGTCAGTCAGTTCAAAGCAAAGCAGCCGCACGAACGCACCGATGCCGACCTGGCTGCTCTGGCAAACTTCGAACCAGAAACCCGGATGCTGGAAGAACTCAACCTGCGATCCGCACAGATCACAAAAGCCGGACTGCAGTCTCTGGCAGCATTCAATGAACTCCGACGGCTTGATCTGACCAATTGCCCCGTGCTGACTGATGACTATCAACCGCTGGCTTCGCTGTCTCAGATAACCTGGCTTTCCCTGTCAGGGGCAGGCGTGAACAGTCAAAGTCTGAGCTACCTGTCACCGTGCACGGAACTCACACACCTCGATCTTTCGAATACACAAATTACCGATGACGGATTTGTTCACCTGGCGACGCTTACCAAACTGGAGGAAATAAATGTCTCCGGGTGCCGAATCGAAGGATCCGGTTTCGCTGCCCTTGGCCCCAGGGGGGCCAGGTCTCAGCTGAAAGTTATCGAAGCCAGTAACACCAGGTTCGGTTACTATGGCTTCACCCACCTTGATGGCCAGCGATCTCTGGAAGTCGTGTCTGCGGGAGGGTGCCAGGCGGGTGACGTGGTCATTCAGGCCCTGAAAGGAGCATCCCGGATCAGAGTGCTCAACCTGTCCGGTAATCAGGTGTCAGACCAGGGATTGCGATTGCTTTCGGGAATGAAGCAACTGGAGCAGTTGAATCTTGCGAACTGCACAGGTGTTTCGGACGAAACGCTCGGCCGCCTTCGTTCGCACAAGGAATTGAAAGTCCTGCGAATTGAAAACTCTGCCTGCACACAAGCCGGTGCGGACGAATTCAAGAAGGCTCACCCGGATTGCGAAGTGACATTCGCCGGTACATCCTTCTGA
- a CDS encoding acyltransferase gives MSNRIHPTAIIENNVVLGDGTSVWDNAHIRHDAVLGEQCIVGGKSLIAYEVRIGNRVKINSNVYICNGVTIEDGVMISAGTIFTNDRFPRATTPDLKDLRSSDPDEHTLETIVREGATIGAGCLIGCNLEIGRFAMVGMGAVVTRSIPDFCLAIGSPARVIGAVCRCGEPVHRYQPGSEELTVEAICQCGLSYTICGQSVTENNPPGCHKMEHLSVADTL, from the coding sequence ATGAGTAATCGCATTCATCCGACCGCAATTATCGAAAATAACGTCGTGCTGGGTGACGGCACTTCTGTCTGGGATAACGCACACATCCGCCACGACGCGGTGCTGGGCGAACAATGTATCGTGGGCGGGAAGTCGCTGATCGCCTATGAGGTCCGGATTGGCAATCGAGTGAAGATCAATTCGAACGTTTACATCTGCAATGGAGTGACCATCGAAGACGGAGTGATGATCAGCGCCGGGACGATTTTCACAAACGATCGCTTTCCACGGGCCACGACTCCCGATCTGAAAGATCTGCGATCTTCGGATCCGGATGAACACACACTGGAAACAATTGTTCGAGAGGGCGCGACCATCGGGGCAGGTTGTCTGATTGGCTGCAATCTTGAGATTGGTCGGTTTGCCATGGTTGGGATGGGCGCTGTTGTCACTCGCAGTATTCCGGATTTTTGCCTGGCGATTGGCAGTCCGGCTCGCGTCATCGGAGCCGTTTGTCGCTGCGGAGAACCGGTTCACCGATATCAGCCAGGCTCAGAAGAACTGACTGTCGAAGCGATTTGCCAATGTGGTTTGAGCTACACCATCTGTGGTCAATCGGTGACGGAAAACAATCCACCTGGCTGCCACAAAATGGAACACCTGTCGGTTGCTGACACTCTTTGA
- a CDS encoding glycosyltransferase family 39 protein, with protein sequence MNDSTKAQSNWRNGITTLIVIALLPLGLHVLTQQPVEPVFGGDSNRHVMTSVFFRDFLTDADFTDPKGYAERYYEQYPALGLLIWPPLFHGVCGVMMCFLGTSVSVARLLVALSLVSSAWCVYRFTHRIADKQLAMLTTIVFATMPIIFQYGRDVMLEMPAMALILLSVDQFDLWSMTHRPRNLYLAALSASLAALTRFDAAVLLPFYATVLVFRGGWTSLLNRHTVIAVSASLCITGPVYLLIAKEMGKLHVQQATESVGGSIDGSVNGFMAFKNLWFYPSSMGEQTGWIVSAVAVLGLILVLRASDKKKYATLLGLVIATYITFTPLAEQRARHGIYWLPSVAFFAAFATDAVARFLSRTRGWSPLLTTAGAYAALLSTTATAAMYEPTYRVVGYREAAEFVLEHTEPGDAVFFDGWWDGNFTYFMRHLDPTRSRRVLRGDRILYDFTCIPTTNFESFAESDSEMLKLITDAAPRYVVLEYPQFYMHIEKAEQLRRLVHSCPAQFEPVTTVSVDCSIRQFCQFELQIFRFHPAPADPLPEQMQVSDSAAANNP encoded by the coding sequence ATGAACGATTCAACGAAAGCTCAGTCAAACTGGCGAAACGGCATCACAACTCTGATTGTGATTGCCTTGCTGCCGCTTGGTCTGCACGTTCTGACTCAACAACCTGTTGAACCAGTCTTCGGTGGCGACTCCAATCGCCACGTAATGACCTCCGTCTTCTTTCGGGACTTTCTGACAGACGCTGATTTCACCGACCCCAAAGGCTACGCAGAACGATACTACGAACAATACCCGGCGCTCGGCCTGTTAATCTGGCCGCCGCTGTTTCATGGTGTCTGTGGTGTCATGATGTGCTTCCTGGGCACATCTGTGTCCGTCGCGCGATTACTGGTCGCATTGAGCCTGGTGAGTTCGGCGTGGTGCGTCTACCGATTCACTCACCGAATCGCCGACAAACAGCTCGCAATGCTGACGACAATCGTGTTTGCCACGATGCCGATCATCTTTCAATACGGCCGAGACGTGATGCTTGAGATGCCCGCTATGGCACTCATTTTGTTATCAGTGGACCAGTTCGATCTCTGGTCGATGACCCACCGTCCCCGAAACCTGTACCTTGCAGCTTTGTCAGCCTCCCTCGCGGCATTGACTCGATTCGACGCCGCTGTTCTTTTGCCTTTCTACGCCACAGTGCTGGTGTTTCGTGGTGGCTGGACCAGCCTGCTGAATCGACATACGGTCATCGCAGTTTCTGCATCCTTGTGCATCACTGGCCCGGTCTATCTGCTGATCGCCAAAGAGATGGGCAAGCTTCATGTGCAGCAGGCAACAGAATCCGTGGGCGGTTCCATTGACGGATCGGTCAATGGATTCATGGCATTCAAGAACCTCTGGTTTTATCCGTCATCGATGGGGGAACAAACGGGCTGGATTGTTTCGGCAGTCGCGGTGCTCGGGCTCATTCTTGTACTCCGCGCTTCCGACAAGAAAAAGTATGCCACTCTGCTTGGTCTGGTGATTGCAACGTACATCACCTTCACTCCGCTTGCTGAACAGCGTGCTCGCCACGGAATTTACTGGCTTCCTTCTGTCGCTTTTTTTGCGGCCTTCGCGACGGATGCAGTCGCTCGTTTTCTTTCCAGAACGCGTGGCTGGAGTCCGCTGTTGACCACCGCTGGCGCTTACGCGGCACTGCTGAGCACAACGGCAACGGCAGCGATGTATGAGCCAACCTACCGAGTCGTCGGATATCGGGAGGCTGCGGAATTTGTTCTGGAACATACAGAACCAGGCGACGCGGTGTTCTTTGATGGATGGTGGGATGGAAATTTCACTTACTTCATGAGGCATCTGGATCCGACACGGTCGCGCAGGGTCCTGCGCGGGGATCGCATTCTCTACGACTTCACGTGCATCCCCACCACCAACTTCGAATCATTCGCCGAGTCTGACAGCGAGATGCTCAAGCTGATCACAGATGCGGCACCCAGATATGTGGTGCTTGAGTACCCTCAGTTCTACATGCACATCGAAAAGGCTGAACAGCTCCGAAGACTTGTTCATTCTTGCCCAGCGCAGTTCGAGCCCGTGACGACGGTCAGTGTCGATTGTTCCATCAGGCAGTTCTGTCAGTTCGAACTTCAGATCTTTCGGTTTCATCCTGCCCCTGCAGACCCGCTTCCGGAACAGATGCAAGTCTCAGACTCTGCGGCTGCCAATAACCCTTAG
- the wecB gene encoding UDP-N-acetylglucosamine 2-epimerase (non-hydrolyzing), translating into MKMMLVFGTRPEAIKMAPLVLAARRDKRVKPVVCVTGQHRQMLDQVNDYFGIRADIDLDLMTAGQSLSDLTARCLTSLTGAIQQYQPDCIVGQGDTTTAFCASMAAFYARIPFVHVEAGLRTDSIDSPFPEEFNRRVCSLTTALHCAPTEVARQNLLNEGYPAADVIVTGNTVLDALQIAVAQERLNAATWMQKHPDIAGRPMVLITAHRRENHGDGIRNLCTAIATLAMQFPKVQFVYPVHLNPNISGPVHERLADRSNVHLIAPADYPEFIWLMDQATLILSDSGGVQEEAPTLRKPVLVTRESTERPEALTVGATKLVGTNPQTIIDEVSRLLSDRDAYEQMQVDVNPYGDGKAAERIVELCVARFGSTTPLDAQVKIGLV; encoded by the coding sequence ATGAAGATGATGCTCGTATTCGGCACCCGACCCGAAGCAATCAAGATGGCTCCCCTTGTGCTTGCAGCCCGGCGGGATAAGCGGGTGAAGCCCGTCGTATGCGTCACTGGACAACACCGACAGATGCTGGACCAGGTGAATGACTACTTTGGAATTCGAGCCGACATCGATCTGGATTTAATGACCGCCGGACAATCGTTATCGGATCTGACCGCCCGGTGCCTGACATCACTGACAGGGGCCATTCAACAGTATCAGCCGGACTGCATCGTCGGGCAGGGAGACACAACAACAGCTTTCTGCGCGAGCATGGCGGCGTTCTACGCGAGAATTCCGTTTGTGCACGTAGAAGCCGGTCTCCGAACGGACAGCATCGATTCTCCATTTCCTGAAGAGTTCAATCGCCGAGTTTGCTCACTGACGACAGCCCTGCATTGTGCTCCAACTGAAGTTGCACGACAGAATCTGCTGAATGAAGGCTACCCGGCTGCGGACGTGATTGTGACGGGCAACACAGTGCTTGATGCCCTCCAAATTGCGGTCGCACAGGAACGATTGAACGCCGCCACGTGGATGCAGAAGCATCCGGACATCGCCGGCCGGCCGATGGTTTTGATCACTGCCCATCGCCGTGAAAATCATGGAGATGGAATTCGAAATCTCTGCACTGCGATCGCCACGCTTGCGATGCAGTTTCCGAAAGTCCAGTTTGTCTATCCTGTCCATCTGAATCCCAATATCAGCGGACCCGTCCACGAACGACTCGCGGACCGAAGCAACGTGCATCTGATTGCTCCCGCAGACTATCCCGAATTCATCTGGTTAATGGACCAGGCGACATTGATCCTCAGCGATTCCGGGGGCGTCCAGGAAGAAGCACCGACGCTTCGAAAGCCTGTGCTGGTAACGCGAGAGTCGACCGAACGGCCCGAAGCACTCACTGTGGGAGCTACAAAACTGGTTGGCACGAACCCTCAAACAATCATCGACGAGGTCTCTCGATTACTCAGCGATCGCGACGCCTACGAACAAATGCAGGTCGACGTCAACCCATACGGTGACGGTAAAGCCGCCGAACGCATCGTCGAACTCTGCGTCGCGCGTTTCGGATCCACAACACCGCTCGACGCACAGGTCAAAATCGGCCTGGTATAG
- a CDS encoding polysaccharide deacetylase family protein, whose protein sequence is MNAQKPIASLSLDLDNKWSYMKTHGDAGWDQYPTYLPLVVPRFLQVLNELELKMTVFVVGQDAARDENFEALASISAEGHEIGNHSFNHEPWLHLYSEQQLVTELARTEEHLERVTGQRTVGFRGPGFSFCELLLKTLIRRGYQYDCSTFPTYLGPLARMYYFMTARLSKEQQEDRKQLFGRFSEGFRPLKPFVWNFPEGRMVEIPVTTMPLFKVPIHASYILYLARFSPLIARTYWHMALNMCRMAGIGPSLLLHPLDFMGCDDDSDLSFFPAMDKPAEPKVQMTRWMIAEMKKHFTVVPMKEHAAAIRPPVGEVQRTQKAGGVAAELDREHQAV, encoded by the coding sequence ATGAACGCTCAGAAACCCATTGCCAGCCTGTCACTCGACCTGGACAACAAGTGGTCGTACATGAAGACTCACGGCGATGCAGGCTGGGATCAGTACCCCACATACCTGCCACTGGTGGTGCCTCGATTTCTGCAAGTGCTCAACGAACTTGAGCTGAAAATGACCGTTTTTGTCGTTGGACAGGACGCGGCCCGCGACGAGAATTTCGAAGCTTTGGCCTCGATCTCCGCCGAAGGTCATGAAATCGGCAACCATTCTTTCAATCATGAACCGTGGCTGCATCTCTACTCAGAGCAACAATTAGTCACAGAGCTTGCACGCACCGAAGAGCACCTGGAACGTGTCACCGGACAGCGAACCGTTGGATTTCGTGGCCCCGGTTTTAGTTTTTGCGAACTGCTGCTGAAGACACTGATCCGGAGAGGTTACCAATACGACTGTTCAACATTTCCGACATACCTCGGGCCTCTCGCCCGCATGTATTACTTCATGACCGCCAGACTCAGCAAGGAACAGCAGGAAGATCGGAAGCAATTGTTCGGCAGGTTCAGTGAAGGCTTCCGTCCCCTGAAACCGTTCGTGTGGAATTTCCCCGAAGGCCGAATGGTCGAAATTCCCGTCACGACAATGCCGCTGTTCAAAGTCCCGATTCACGCAAGCTATATTCTTTACCTGGCCAGATTCTCGCCGCTGATTGCCCGGACCTACTGGCACATGGCACTGAACATGTGCCGGATGGCTGGCATTGGCCCCTCTCTGCTTCTGCATCCTCTCGACTTTATGGGCTGCGACGACGATTCAGATTTGTCGTTCTTCCCTGCGATGGATAAACCCGCCGAACCCAAGGTGCAGATGACTCGATGGATGATCGCGGAAATGAAGAAGCACTTCACAGTTGTCCCGATGAAAGAGCACGCGGCAGCAATTCGACCTCCGGTGGGTGAAGTGCAGCGAACGCAGAAGGCCGGAGGCGTGGCGGCTGAACTGGATCGCGAACATCAGGCTGTCTGA
- a CDS encoding Gfo/Idh/MocA family oxidoreductase, whose amino-acid sequence MIAQTQPSFVIVGAGGISKAYAQAFSQSLPGRLVGVADIRREAAEEVAAMAGVQAFDDVDAMIHALEPDAAVVCTPPSTHPDVCIKLMEKGVHVLCEKPLAVSSQEAVRMVEAAERCHVVFTMGSKFRFVADVQKAREIIEAGELGEVILFENTFAGFVDMSKRWNSNPAISGGGVMIDNGTHSVDILRFLLGGITELQVVEGRRIQQLDVEDTVHLFARTEGGAMGSIDLSWSMNKVQPHFISIYGSKGTLFIGWKESKYKTASAEDWTVFGNGYDKVASFANQLKNFSGAIRGTEELIITPTDAIASVRVIETAYAALQSEKWHEVATATPFRRQSSVGQVVSH is encoded by the coding sequence GTGATTGCTCAAACACAACCAAGCTTTGTCATTGTTGGCGCTGGCGGAATTTCAAAAGCATACGCTCAGGCATTTTCGCAGTCGTTACCGGGGCGGCTCGTCGGAGTTGCGGATATTCGACGTGAAGCAGCAGAAGAAGTTGCAGCGATGGCCGGCGTTCAGGCGTTTGACGATGTCGACGCCATGATTCATGCCCTGGAACCAGATGCGGCGGTCGTCTGCACACCCCCATCAACGCATCCGGATGTCTGCATCAAACTGATGGAGAAGGGAGTGCATGTTCTTTGCGAAAAGCCACTTGCGGTCAGTTCGCAGGAGGCTGTCCGTATGGTTGAAGCCGCAGAACGATGCCACGTCGTTTTCACGATGGGGTCTAAGTTTCGTTTTGTCGCAGATGTCCAGAAGGCACGCGAAATCATCGAAGCGGGCGAGCTGGGCGAAGTCATACTTTTCGAAAATACCTTCGCCGGCTTTGTGGATATGTCGAAACGCTGGAACAGCAATCCGGCCATCAGCGGCGGCGGAGTGATGATCGATAACGGAACCCATTCGGTCGATATTCTTCGATTTCTGCTGGGCGGGATCACGGAACTTCAGGTTGTTGAAGGACGAAGAATTCAGCAACTGGACGTTGAGGACACCGTGCATCTGTTCGCTCGCACTGAAGGCGGGGCCATGGGCAGTATCGACCTTTCGTGGAGCATGAACAAAGTACAGCCACACTTTATCAGTATTTACGGCAGCAAGGGCACGCTGTTCATTGGCTGGAAAGAATCGAAGTACAAGACGGCATCTGCAGAGGACTGGACGGTGTTTGGAAATGGCTACGACAAAGTCGCCTCATTTGCCAACCAGTTGAAGAACTTCTCCGGCGCAATCCGGGGAACAGAAGAACTGATCATCACGCCAACAGACGCAATCGCCTCTGTTCGAGTGATCGAAACGGCCTACGCCGCACTGCAGTCTGAAAAATGGCATGAAGTTGCAACAGCGACACCATTCCGCCGACAGAGTTCCGTCGGTCAGGTTGTCAGTCACTAA
- a CDS encoding NADH:flavin oxidoreductase codes for MQYPRISTFKTAEEFQNRLNELQLDLPFVTQLDSTGNGPATRPIQSRAGNIGNRYCILPMEGWDGTTDGRPTDLTRRRWKNFGLSGAKLIWGGEAVAVRQDGRANPNQLLLNTSTLADIAGLRELLVSTHRESFGNDEDLLIGLQLTHSGRYAKPDSKTQLKPRIAYRHPVLDARLGITTDTPILSDDELKRLIDDFVAACALAQKAGFSWVDVKHCHGYLGHELLSGFDRPGEFGGSFENRTRFLRDIVAGIRANAPGLHIGVRVSVFDFVPFQPSATHDRVGVPSTTEAYHCAFGGDGSGTGIDLSEPVEFLRLLHALEIDLACTTCGSPYYNPHIQRPALFPPSDGYQPPEDPLVGVHRQIMATAELKRRCPEMIVVGSGYSYLQEWLPNVGQAVLEKEMADSIGLGRMVLSYPELPADVLSGRPMARKKICRTFSDCTTAPRNGIVSGCFPLDPFYKSMPEREQLIAAKEQQGTI; via the coding sequence ATGCAGTATCCCCGGATTTCAACCTTCAAAACCGCCGAAGAATTCCAGAACCGCCTGAACGAGCTTCAACTGGACCTGCCATTCGTCACACAGTTGGATTCAACGGGAAATGGACCGGCAACTCGACCCATCCAAAGTCGAGCAGGAAACATTGGCAATCGTTACTGTATCCTTCCTATGGAAGGATGGGATGGGACGACAGACGGAAGGCCCACCGACCTGACACGTCGTCGCTGGAAGAATTTCGGGCTCAGCGGAGCAAAGTTGATCTGGGGAGGCGAAGCGGTCGCGGTGCGTCAGGATGGTCGCGCCAATCCAAATCAATTGCTTTTGAACACCTCGACGCTGGCAGATATCGCCGGGCTACGGGAACTTCTTGTATCCACCCATCGCGAATCATTCGGTAACGACGAGGACCTGCTGATCGGGCTGCAGCTCACCCATTCCGGGCGTTACGCCAAACCTGACAGCAAGACACAATTGAAGCCGCGGATTGCATACAGACACCCGGTGCTCGACGCCAGACTCGGAATCACAACAGATACCCCAATCCTGTCTGATGATGAATTGAAGCGGCTTATTGATGATTTCGTGGCGGCGTGTGCGCTCGCTCAAAAAGCCGGATTCTCGTGGGTCGACGTTAAGCACTGTCATGGATACCTCGGCCACGAACTTCTGAGTGGCTTTGATCGCCCCGGAGAATTTGGCGGTTCGTTCGAAAACAGAACACGATTTCTTCGCGATATCGTAGCGGGGATTCGTGCCAATGCGCCCGGTCTGCACATCGGAGTTCGTGTCAGCGTCTTTGACTTTGTTCCCTTTCAGCCATCGGCAACTCACGATCGGGTGGGCGTACCATCCACGACAGAAGCCTACCATTGCGCTTTTGGTGGAGATGGTTCGGGAACCGGAATTGATCTGAGTGAGCCTGTCGAATTCTTAAGATTGCTTCATGCCCTGGAGATCGATCTGGCCTGCACGACGTGCGGCAGCCCCTACTACAATCCACACATTCAAAGGCCTGCACTCTTTCCGCCTTCCGACGGCTATCAGCCTCCCGAAGATCCATTGGTCGGTGTTCACCGGCAAATCATGGCCACCGCCGAGCTCAAACGACGTTGCCCGGAGATGATCGTCGTCGGCTCCGGCTATTCGTACCTTCAGGAGTGGCTGCCAAATGTTGGCCAGGCCGTGCTTGAGAAAGAGATGGCCGATAGTATCGGCCTGGGCCGGATGGTGCTTTCATACCCGGAACTGCCCGCAGATGTCCTGTCAGGCCGACCGATGGCCCGAAAAAAGATCTGTCGCACATTCAGTGACTGCACAACCGCGCCCCGAAATGGAATTGTTTCCGGGTGCTTTCCCCTGGATCCGTTTTACAAATCGATGCCGGAGCGCGAGCAACTCATCGCCGCGAAAGAACAACAGGGCACTATCTGA
- a CDS encoding NAD(P)/FAD-dependent oxidoreductase, protein MPLTTNDSTDQQEHWAVLGGGILGMTTALRLAQQGHRVTLLESRQRLGGLADAWQIGDVTWDRHYHVTLMSDLHTRSLLEELNLYDQMEWVETKTGFYTDGKLHSMSNSLEFLKFPPLRLIDKLRLGATIFYASRVRNWKKLEQIPVGKWLQKLSGERTFQKIWLPLLRSKLGDCWRQTSAAFIWATIARMYAARRTGLKKEMFGYVRGGYASVNNELAQKLIDLGVEIRCNNAVRMISPYQDARVRVHLADESLVFDRVVSTLPSPVMGRICPELTNREKERFEGVQYHGIICASVLLNKPLSPYYVTNITDEGLPFTAVIEMTSLVKKKHMNGYTLVYLPRYVRPDDEGFRKIDAELEDEFISGLQKMHPTLSMADVAAFKVSRVPHVFALPTLGYSERLPPTQTSIPNLMAVSSANIVNGTLNVNETIKLANEFAAEFGASPRVTVEHESLDPKATNQPFQIGVAD, encoded by the coding sequence ATGCCGTTAACAACGAATGATTCGACCGACCAACAAGAACACTGGGCTGTCCTTGGCGGCGGCATTCTCGGCATGACGACAGCCCTGCGTCTCGCGCAGCAGGGGCATCGTGTGACGCTGCTCGAATCTCGCCAGAGGCTCGGCGGGCTTGCCGACGCCTGGCAAATCGGAGACGTCACGTGGGATCGTCATTATCACGTCACTCTGATGTCAGATCTGCATACTCGTTCGCTGCTCGAAGAGCTGAACCTCTACGATCAGATGGAATGGGTTGAAACAAAGACTGGTTTCTACACCGATGGCAAACTGCATTCGATGTCGAATTCACTTGAGTTTCTGAAATTTCCTCCGCTGCGTCTCATCGACAAACTGCGACTCGGTGCAACAATCTTCTATGCATCCCGAGTCAGGAACTGGAAGAAGCTCGAACAGATTCCCGTTGGAAAATGGCTGCAGAAGCTCTCCGGCGAACGAACATTTCAGAAAATCTGGCTGCCGTTGCTCCGAAGTAAGCTTGGCGATTGCTGGCGGCAGACTTCAGCCGCATTCATCTGGGCAACCATTGCACGAATGTATGCCGCGCGACGAACAGGATTAAAGAAGGAAATGTTCGGCTATGTGCGGGGTGGATACGCGAGCGTCAACAATGAACTGGCACAGAAGCTGATCGATCTTGGCGTCGAGATTCGATGCAACAATGCAGTCCGTATGATCTCCCCCTATCAGGACGCGCGAGTTCGCGTCCATCTGGCCGACGAATCGCTCGTCTTCGACAGAGTTGTTTCAACGCTGCCGTCGCCCGTGATGGGACGGATCTGCCCGGAACTAACGAATCGCGAAAAGGAACGATTCGAAGGTGTCCAGTATCACGGAATCATTTGTGCTTCTGTCCTGCTTAACAAGCCACTGTCACCGTATTACGTGACCAATATCACAGACGAGGGATTGCCGTTTACGGCGGTCATTGAAATGACTTCGCTCGTGAAGAAAAAGCACATGAATGGCTATACGCTCGTTTATCTGCCGCGTTACGTCAGACCAGATGACGAGGGTTTCCGGAAAATCGATGCCGAACTGGAAGATGAATTCATCTCAGGACTCCAGAAGATGCATCCAACACTTTCTATGGCGGATGTGGCAGCGTTCAAGGTCTCAAGAGTGCCGCACGTATTCGCCTTGCCAACGCTCGGCTATTCAGAACGCCTGCCGCCAACTCAGACGAGTATTCCGAATCTCATGGCGGTCAGTTCGGCGAATATCGTGAATGGCACACTGAACGTTAATGAAACGATCAAACTTGCCAACGAGTTCGCCGCCGAATTCGGAGCCAGTCCGCGAGTGACGGTCGAACATGAATCGCTGGATCCGAAAGCCACAAACCAACCATTCCAGATCGGTGTGGCCGACTAG